TTCTCGGAGCCAATTTTGCTTCAAACGCCATTCTTCCTGCTTCAACCGCCATTTTAAAGGCTTTTGCCATCGCTATTGGGTTCTGAGAAACCGCAATTGCCGTATTTACCAAAACAGCATCTGCACCTAATTCCATCGCATACGCAGCGTGAGATGGCGCACCAATACCAGCATCTACAATTACAGGCACGTTAGATTGTTCTATAATAATGTCTAAAAAATCGACTGTTTTTAATCCTTTGTTACTTCCAATTGGCGCTCCCAAAGGCATTACACATTGCACACCAACATCTTCTAATCGTTTACATAAAACAGGATCTGCATGAATGTACGGCATCACTACAAAACCGAGTTTCACCAATTCTTCTGCTGCTTTTAGCGTTTCTATAGGATCTGGCAATAAGTATCTTGGATCTGGATGAATTTCTAATTTTACCCAATTGGTTTCTAAAGCTTCTCTAGACAATTCGGCAGCAAAAACGGCTTCTTTTGCGGTTCTTACTCCAGAGGTATTGGGTAATAAGTTGATATGTTGATGGTTTAAATGTGATAAAATATCATCTTCCTCATCCTGAACATCTACCCTTTTTAAAGCAACTGTTATCAACTCACTTTCGGAAGCCAATAATGCTTCTTTCATTAATTTTGATGAACTAAACTTTCCTGTTCCGGTAAACAAACGAGAAGTAAATTCTTTGTCTGCTATTTTTAATTTTTGACTCATTTTTTTATTGTTTTTAATTGATGTCCGTTCGAGTGCAGTTGAGAACTCTTAATAATTCCGTTAAACTAAGAACCGCTCAAAAACTACGTTTTCTACTTTCAATTAAAATATATTTTAATTTTAGTAATGCTCGAGGAGACATATCAATTTTTAGTTTAAAATTTCTTGAAATTTAGCAATACTAGTTACATCTTTTGTGATTGCCCCAGAAATTGCAATTCCGTAAATACCTGTATTTGTAATTTTTGCAACGTCTTTTAAAACAATTCCGCCAATGGCTATTATTGGAGTTTCAGTTTGTAATTCTTCTAATAGATTTTTATATCCTTCGACACCTAAAACCGGACTTAAATGCTGTTTTGTTTCGGTAAACTGATAAGGGCCTAAACCAATATAATCTACTTTTTTATCTAGTAGATTTCTGCAATCTTCTAATGTATTTGCTGTTCCTCCAATAATATAAGACGTTCCTAAAAAAGCACGAACTTTTGAAGGGCATTCATCTGTTTTTCCTAAATGAACGCCGTCTGCTTTTATTTCTTTGGCAGCCTTGTAATGATCGTTTATAATTAATTTGGCTTTAAAGCGGGTTGTTATTTCTCTTGCTTCTTTTGCCGTTTCTAAAATAGTTTTAGCATCGCTGTTTTTTAAACGTAATTGCACCCAATCTGCACCAGCAACACACGCTTTTTGTATGTTTTCTAAATGTTCTTTGGGCGTTTCTCCTTGCGATATATAGTGTAATTTATGAATCATTTGTTTTGATAATTATGCGTTCCTAATAAAGATTCGTTAGAACTTAAAAACTGTTCTGTGTACAATTTTGTATTTTTACAAGCGTCTTCTAAAGGAATCTCTTTTGATAAATTTGCCGCTAATGCAGCGGATAAAACACAACCACTGCCATGTTTTTCAAAAATGGGTTTTGTTGTTATTGGAGGAATATTGAGTTTTACAATTTTACTGTAATACACCTCATCCCAACCTTTTTTATCGATTCTGTGTCCTCCTTTTAGATAGATATTTGTTTTTTCTGATATAAATTCGATGGTTTCTTCAATGCTTTTATCTGGAAACAATGCTTTTATTTCATCGTAATTTGGTGTGATGAAAGAACAGTTTTGTAATACTTTTTCAAAAGTCTCTAAATCTTGAATCGTATGAAAAGTAAAACCAGCACTTGCTTTTAAAATAGGATCTAAGACTATTTTTATATCCGGATTTAACTTTTTTAGAGTCAGAATTATTGCTAATAAAACTTTCCAAGATTGAATGATTCCTATTTTTACAACAGGAATTGAAAAGCGTTTAAAAAGTTGTTGTATCTGACTTAATATTACTTTTTTTGGTATCCAAACACAGTCTGTAAATTCTACATCATTCTGAACCGTAACAGCAGTACACACCGATACCCCGTATAACTGATGCGC
The nucleotide sequence above comes from Polaribacter butkevichii. Encoded proteins:
- the thiE gene encoding thiamine phosphate synthase, which produces MIHKLHYISQGETPKEHLENIQKACVAGADWVQLRLKNSDAKTILETAKEAREITTRFKAKLIINDHYKAAKEIKADGVHLGKTDECPSKVRAFLGTSYIIGGTANTLEDCRNLLDKKVDYIGLGPYQFTETKQHLSPVLGVEGYKNLLEELQTETPIIAIGGIVLKDVAKITNTGIYGIAISGAITKDVTSIAKFQEILN
- a CDS encoding thiazole synthase; protein product: MSQKLKIADKEFTSRLFTGTGKFSSSKLMKEALLASESELITVALKRVDVQDEEDDILSHLNHQHINLLPNTSGVRTAKEAVFAAELSREALETNWVKLEIHPDPRYLLPDPIETLKAAEELVKLGFVVMPYIHADPVLCKRLEDVGVQCVMPLGAPIGSNKGLKTVDFLDIIIEQSNVPVIVDAGIGAPSHAAYAMELGADAVLVNTAIAVSQNPIAMAKAFKMAVEAGRMAFEAKLAPRSEMAIASSPLTSFLS
- a CDS encoding hydroxymethylpyrimidine/phosphomethylpyrimidine kinase, with protein sequence MKTKNYILTIAGLDPSSGAGITSDIKTFEAHQLYGVSVCTAVTVQNDVEFTDCVWIPKKVILSQIQQLFKRFSIPVVKIGIIQSWKVLLAIILTLKKLNPDIKIVLDPILKASAGFTFHTIQDLETFEKVLQNCSFITPNYDEIKALFPDKSIEETIEFISEKTNIYLKGGHRIDKKGWDEVYYSKIVKLNIPPITTKPIFEKHGSGCVLSAALAANLSKEIPLEDACKNTKLYTEQFLSSNESLLGTHNYQNK